The Saccharothrix variisporea genome has a segment encoding these proteins:
- a CDS encoding glycosyltransferase family 2 protein: MFPIYNEAGNIDLLHRTVSQVTESLADRYDVSFIYVDDGSKDESLTHLQALADRDDRVTVIELSRNFGHQMAVTAGLDLADADAVIIMDSDMQDPPRVSLELVEKWEQGYEVVYAQRRSRQDTAFKKLTASAFYLFLRKVASIDIPRNTGDFRLIDRKVVDELRKYRERDRFLRGLISYIGFRQTGVLFDRDERHAGVTGYPLSKMLRFAADGILGFSVAPLKLISRLGYFISFLSFLGILYVAGVKLFAPETAVPGWAFITIGMFFLGGIQITMLGVLGSYIGRTYAQSQARPLYTVASVRTGTPSPAHTTSNAHTTSHARTTPAESLAR; the protein is encoded by the coding sequence ATCTTCCCGATCTACAACGAGGCCGGGAACATCGACCTGCTGCACCGCACGGTCTCCCAGGTCACCGAGAGCCTCGCGGACCGCTACGACGTGAGCTTCATCTACGTCGACGACGGCAGCAAGGACGAGTCCCTCACCCACCTCCAGGCCCTCGCCGACCGGGACGACCGGGTCACCGTCATCGAGCTGTCCCGCAACTTCGGCCACCAGATGGCGGTCACCGCGGGCCTCGACCTGGCCGACGCCGACGCGGTGATCATCATGGACAGCGACATGCAGGACCCGCCGCGGGTCAGCCTGGAGCTGGTGGAGAAGTGGGAGCAGGGCTACGAGGTCGTCTACGCCCAGCGCCGCTCCCGCCAGGACACCGCGTTCAAGAAGCTCACCGCCAGCGCGTTCTACCTGTTCCTGCGCAAGGTCGCCTCGATCGACATCCCGCGCAACACCGGCGACTTCCGCCTGATCGACCGCAAGGTCGTCGACGAGCTGCGCAAGTACCGCGAGCGCGACCGGTTCCTGCGCGGCCTGATCAGCTACATCGGGTTCCGGCAGACCGGCGTGCTGTTCGACCGCGACGAGCGGCACGCGGGCGTCACCGGGTACCCGCTGAGCAAGATGCTGCGGTTCGCCGCGGACGGCATCCTCGGCTTCTCCGTCGCGCCGCTCAAGCTGATCAGCCGCCTGGGCTACTTCATCTCCTTCCTGAGCTTCCTGGGCATCCTGTACGTGGCCGGCGTGAAGCTGTTCGCGCCGGAGACGGCCGTGCCGGGCTGGGCGTTCATCACGATCGGCATGTTCTTCCTGGGCGGCATCCAGATCACCATGCTGGGCGTGCTCGGCAGCTACATCGGCCGCACGTACGCCCAGTCCCAGGCCCGCCCGCTCTACACCGTCGCCTCCGTGCGCACCGGCACGCCCAGCCCCGCGCACACGACCAGCAACGCCCACACGACCAGCCACGCCCGCACGACACCGGCCGAGAGCCTGGCGCGGTGA
- a CDS encoding CYTH and CHAD domain-containing protein, translated as MSTSVRETERKFEAPTGASLPELADLPGVAAAAGPEELTLEAVYYDTADLRLARAGLTLRRRTGGDDAGWHLKLPVDGDTREEVRLPPGRAAKHPPRELGSLVQVHARGGALTPVARIRTNRRRWQLVDAKGELLAEVVEDLVSAQDVVDDSNVDSWREIEVELGDRGDTDLLDRVEQRLNDAGIHRSASSAKLTKLLAARIAPHPEPARDDSAGSVVLAYLREQADALKAHDPKVRRREDDAVHQMRVATRRMRSALQAFGEVVPRDETRALTDELKWIAGVLGEARDAEVLRTTFEAHIADLPGELVLGAVPAQLTRFFAPREEQAYQAAVAALDSRRYFDLLDAVDALVADPPLTPLAAAKGKKVLPGLVDKAYRRLKKAADNAHDDTSLHEARKAAKRLRYAVETVEPLFGKRAKKYRKRLKKLQTLLGDHQDSVVARPVLRELGAQAHLDGENGFTFGVLHALETARAQRVEERFPAAWADLGRPKLR; from the coding sequence ATGTCGACATCAGTGCGCGAGACCGAACGCAAGTTCGAGGCGCCGACCGGTGCCTCCCTCCCGGAGCTGGCCGACCTGCCTGGTGTCGCCGCGGCGGCGGGCCCGGAGGAGTTGACGTTGGAGGCGGTCTACTACGACACCGCCGACCTGCGGCTGGCCCGTGCCGGCCTGACCCTGCGCAGGCGCACCGGCGGCGACGACGCGGGCTGGCACCTCAAGCTGCCGGTCGACGGCGACACCCGCGAGGAGGTGCGGTTGCCGCCGGGGCGCGCGGCCAAGCACCCGCCGCGGGAGCTGGGTTCCCTGGTGCAGGTGCACGCGCGCGGCGGGGCGCTGACGCCGGTCGCCCGCATCCGGACCAACCGCCGGCGCTGGCAGTTGGTGGACGCCAAGGGCGAACTGCTGGCGGAGGTCGTGGAGGACCTGGTGTCCGCGCAGGACGTCGTGGACGACTCGAACGTCGACTCGTGGCGCGAGATCGAGGTCGAGCTCGGCGACCGCGGCGACACCGACCTGCTGGACCGGGTGGAGCAGCGCCTGAACGACGCGGGCATCCACCGGTCGGCTTCCTCGGCGAAGCTCACGAAACTCCTGGCCGCCCGCATCGCACCGCACCCCGAGCCCGCCCGGGACGACTCCGCGGGTTCGGTCGTCCTGGCCTACCTGCGCGAGCAGGCGGACGCCCTCAAGGCGCACGACCCGAAGGTCCGCCGCCGGGAGGACGACGCCGTCCACCAGATGCGCGTGGCCACCCGCCGGATGCGCAGCGCCCTCCAGGCGTTCGGCGAGGTCGTGCCACGCGACGAGACCCGGGCGCTCACCGACGAACTGAAGTGGATCGCCGGTGTCCTCGGCGAGGCACGCGACGCCGAGGTCCTGCGGACGACGTTCGAGGCGCACATCGCCGACCTGCCCGGCGAGCTGGTGCTCGGCGCCGTGCCCGCGCAGCTCACCCGCTTCTTCGCGCCCCGCGAGGAACAGGCCTACCAAGCGGCCGTGGCCGCCCTGGACAGCCGCCGCTACTTCGACCTCCTCGACGCGGTGGACGCACTGGTCGCCGACCCGCCACTGACCCCGCTCGCCGCCGCCAAGGGCAAGAAGGTGTTGCCGGGCCTGGTGGACAAGGCCTACCGCCGGTTGAAGAAGGCCGCCGACAACGCCCACGACGACACCTCGCTGCACGAAGCCCGCAAGGCCGCCAAGCGGTTGCGGTACGCGGTGGAGACCGTCGAGCCGCTGTTCGGCAAGCGCGCCAAGAAGTACCGCAAGCGGCTCAAGAAGCTCCAGACGCTGCTGGGCGACCACCAGGACAGCGTCGTCGCCCGGCCGGTGCTGCGCGAGCTCGGGGCGCAAGCCCACCTCGACGGCGAGAACGGGTTCACCTTCGGCGTGCTGCACGCCCTGGAAACCGCGCGGGCCCAACGGGTGGAGGAGCGCTTCCCGGCCGCCTGGGCGGACCTGGGACGTCCGAAGCTGCGGTGA
- a CDS encoding methionyl-tRNA formyltransferase: MRVVMFGYQTWGHRTLQALLDSEHEVALVVTHPKSDHAYERIWSDSVADLATEHGVEVVIRNRPDDDELFQKLKEVEPDVIVATNWRTWIPPHIFTLPKHGTLNVHDSLLPAYAGFSPLIWALINDEKEVGVTAHMMDETLDAGDIVLQRAVPVGPRDTTADLFHKTLELFGPITVDGLAEIAKGRTDFTKQDRSKASFFHKRAEEDLRIDWTWEAEELDRLVRAQCAPYPSAFCFHKGKRLEIVEADVSQARYGGTPGRIFYREGDGVAIVAGAEARRGRNHALLVKRVRTEDGRELPAAEYFRHMGGYLTSHP, from the coding sequence ATGCGGGTCGTCATGTTCGGCTACCAGACCTGGGGCCACCGGACGCTGCAAGCCCTGCTGGACTCCGAGCACGAGGTGGCACTGGTCGTCACGCACCCCAAGAGCGACCACGCCTACGAGCGGATCTGGAGCGACTCGGTCGCCGACCTGGCCACCGAGCACGGCGTCGAGGTCGTCATCCGCAACCGCCCGGACGACGACGAGCTGTTCCAGAAGCTCAAGGAGGTCGAGCCGGACGTCATCGTCGCCACCAACTGGCGCACGTGGATCCCGCCGCACATCTTCACCCTCCCCAAGCACGGCACCCTCAACGTGCACGACTCGCTGCTGCCCGCCTACGCGGGTTTCTCGCCGCTGATCTGGGCCCTGATCAACGACGAGAAGGAGGTCGGCGTCACCGCGCACATGATGGACGAGACCCTGGACGCGGGCGACATCGTGCTCCAGCGCGCGGTCCCGGTCGGCCCGCGCGACACCACCGCCGACCTGTTCCACAAGACCCTGGAGCTGTTCGGCCCCATCACCGTCGACGGCCTGGCCGAGATCGCCAAGGGCCGCACCGACTTCACCAAGCAGGACCGCTCCAAGGCCAGCTTCTTCCACAAGCGCGCGGAAGAGGACCTGCGCATCGACTGGACGTGGGAGGCCGAGGAGCTCGACCGCCTGGTCCGCGCGCAGTGCGCCCCCTACCCCAGCGCGTTCTGCTTCCACAAGGGCAAGCGCCTGGAGATCGTCGAGGCGGACGTCTCCCAGGCCCGCTACGGCGGCACCCCCGGCCGTATCTTCTACCGCGAGGGCGACGGCGTGGCGATCGTGGCCGGCGCGGAAGCCCGCCGGGGCCGCAACCACGCCTTGCTGGTCAAGCGGGTCCGCACCGAGGACGGCCGCGAACTGCCCGCCGCCGAGTACTTCCGGCACATGGGCGGCTACCTGACCAGCCACCCGTGA
- a CDS encoding acyltransferase family protein: MRRFPALDGLRAVAAVIVVVSHFAGPQWLWVSGWVGVYIFFVLSGFLITTLLLREQSTTGRISLKAFYLRRVFRILPPYLVILGFVVLFCWLRGEFFAREFPTALPYYLTFFNEFLPAANPTGPDNFFSGSWTLGIEEKFYLFWPALMVVVGVAAVKRRIAVAVVALGAMVALIPFTGGWIMDFSLTTLYESTVHYAILLIGALLAVLMHNERSFVLVRPLTHPFAAVPVVGAFLWLHVNMTDLWASTRNNTLLLVGYAAVVALLLVVLVSRGPVRWVLSTAPMRFVGDRSYSLYLVQGIAHFIVVLTIPRFAVNGTLTAVVVVLVSLLMADVVYRWFEQPAIAWGRRIIAARRSTREVVVEPVPVPTPA; the protein is encoded by the coding sequence ATGCGGCGGTTTCCCGCGTTGGACGGGTTGCGGGCCGTTGCGGCCGTGATCGTGGTCGTCTCGCACTTCGCCGGGCCCCAGTGGCTGTGGGTGTCCGGGTGGGTCGGGGTCTACATCTTCTTCGTGTTGTCCGGGTTCCTGATCACCACGTTGTTGCTGCGCGAGCAGAGCACGACCGGGCGGATCTCGCTCAAGGCCTTCTACCTGCGGCGGGTGTTCCGGATCCTGCCGCCCTACCTGGTGATCCTCGGGTTCGTCGTCCTCTTCTGCTGGTTGCGCGGCGAGTTCTTCGCGCGGGAGTTCCCGACTGCCCTGCCCTACTACCTGACCTTCTTCAACGAGTTCCTGCCCGCCGCCAACCCGACCGGGCCGGACAACTTCTTCAGCGGGTCGTGGACGTTGGGGATCGAGGAGAAGTTCTACCTGTTCTGGCCCGCCCTCATGGTGGTCGTCGGGGTCGCGGCGGTGAAGCGGCGGATCGCGGTGGCGGTGGTCGCGTTGGGTGCGATGGTGGCGTTGATCCCGTTCACCGGCGGCTGGATCATGGATTTCTCGCTGACGACGTTGTACGAGTCCACCGTCCACTACGCGATTCTGCTGATCGGTGCGCTGCTGGCCGTCCTGATGCACAACGAGCGCTCGTTCGTGCTGGTCAGGCCGTTGACGCACCCGTTCGCGGCGGTGCCGGTCGTCGGGGCGTTCCTGTGGTTGCACGTGAACATGACCGACCTGTGGGCGAGCACGCGCAACAACACGTTGCTGCTGGTGGGGTACGCCGCGGTGGTCGCGCTGTTGTTGGTCGTGCTGGTGTCGCGGGGGCCGGTGCGCTGGGTGTTGTCGACCGCGCCGATGCGGTTCGTGGGTGATCGGTCCTATTCGCTGTACCTGGTGCAGGGGATCGCGCACTTCATCGTGGTGCTCACGATTCCGCGGTTCGCGGTGAACGGGACGCTCACGGCGGTCGTCGTGGTGCTGGTGTCGTTGCTGATGGCGGACGTGGTCTACCGGTGGTTCGAGCAGCCGGCGATCGCGTGGGGGCGGCGGATCATCGCTGCTCGCCGGTCCACGCGCGAGGTGGTCGTGGAGCCGGTGCCGGTGCCTACCCCCGCGTGA
- a CDS encoding HNH endonuclease family protein, giving the protein MSRKRSTTWVSVVVFLLLIVIGYYLTRYQDRTGPTPAPTTQGPQEPGQDPAAQLAVLTVAPEGKMAGYSRDRFPHWSSQGNSCDTREIVLQRQGADVRSDDECRATSGRWVSVYDGETITDAGKLDIDHTVPLAEAWRSGADKWTDEQRQKFANDLGGIQLVAVSATSNRAKGDQDPAKWKPPVQGYWCTYALNWIAVKTAYKLTVDQAEHDALASMITQCPK; this is encoded by the coding sequence ATGAGCCGGAAGCGGTCGACGACGTGGGTCAGCGTGGTCGTGTTCCTCCTGTTGATCGTCATCGGGTACTACCTGACCCGCTACCAGGACAGGACCGGACCGACCCCCGCGCCGACCACCCAGGGCCCCCAGGAACCCGGCCAGGACCCGGCGGCCCAGCTGGCGGTCCTGACCGTCGCACCCGAAGGCAAGATGGCCGGCTACAGCCGCGACCGCTTCCCGCACTGGAGCAGCCAGGGCAACTCGTGCGACACCCGGGAGATCGTGCTGCAACGCCAGGGCGCCGACGTCCGCAGCGACGACGAGTGCCGCGCGACTTCGGGCCGCTGGGTCAGCGTGTACGACGGGGAGACGATCACCGACGCGGGCAAGCTGGACATCGACCACACGGTCCCGCTGGCCGAGGCGTGGCGGTCGGGTGCCGACAAGTGGACCGACGAGCAGCGCCAGAAGTTCGCCAACGACCTGGGCGGCATCCAACTGGTCGCCGTCTCCGCGACCAGCAACCGCGCGAAGGGCGACCAGGACCCGGCCAAGTGGAAGCCCCCGGTGCAGGGCTACTGGTGCACCTACGCGCTGAACTGGATCGCCGTGAAGACCGCCTACAAGCTCACCGTCGACCAAGCCGAGCACGACGCCCTGGCGAGCATGATCACCCAGTGCCCCAAGTAG
- a CDS encoding mannosyltransferase family protein: MTDVLTRPDETTGAAPARKWHTTDWARALAVVLAWHAVLTAVAVLFQGSLPIGEGYPVKVLGPDATLLSHTYRWDAENFHQITNGGYANEATPWVPAFYPFFPFCVWLVETITFGVLGFLAAGMVVNVLATWLAAVALLRIARHFVTGERAPWLVVAAFLTAPTAFFAHSFYSEAVFCALGFWAYLFALRRQWVWMGLALIPLTATRITAVLFVGLCFLEFFRAKDWKVRGLLSWHLLWFPAAGLGVAAYALVLKIVKNDPLAMFSAYDTVSTWSYHVANPNIPATLWTELKVSLHVLAGGRPNNWDLISHVLPLFGLGVLLALSVYLFVALKKDGLPLAGFGLASFVMFTLNSNVVSVHRYLLPCVVIYVAMVVAAQRRPALKPALYGWMYASSLVQAGVFLLFVSGAWAG, translated from the coding sequence ATGACGGACGTGCTCACCCGTCCCGACGAGACGACCGGCGCCGCCCCCGCCCGGAAGTGGCACACCACGGACTGGGCCCGCGCGCTCGCCGTCGTCCTCGCCTGGCACGCGGTGCTGACGGCGGTCGCCGTGCTGTTCCAGGGGTCCCTGCCGATCGGCGAGGGCTACCCGGTGAAGGTGCTCGGCCCGGACGCCACCCTCCTGTCGCACACCTACCGCTGGGACGCCGAGAACTTCCACCAGATCACCAACGGCGGTTACGCGAACGAGGCCACGCCGTGGGTGCCCGCGTTCTACCCGTTCTTCCCGTTCTGCGTGTGGCTGGTCGAGACGATCACGTTCGGGGTGCTGGGTTTTCTGGCCGCCGGGATGGTCGTCAACGTCCTCGCCACCTGGCTCGCCGCCGTGGCCCTGCTGCGGATCGCCCGCCACTTCGTGACCGGTGAGCGCGCGCCGTGGCTGGTGGTGGCGGCGTTCCTGACCGCGCCGACGGCGTTCTTCGCGCACTCCTTCTACAGCGAGGCCGTGTTCTGCGCGCTGGGGTTCTGGGCGTACCTGTTCGCGTTGCGGCGCCAGTGGGTGTGGATGGGCCTCGCGCTGATCCCGCTGACCGCGACCCGCATCACGGCCGTGCTGTTCGTGGGCCTGTGCTTCCTGGAGTTCTTCCGCGCCAAGGACTGGAAGGTCCGCGGCCTGCTGTCGTGGCACCTGCTGTGGTTCCCGGCGGCCGGGCTCGGCGTCGCCGCGTACGCGCTGGTGCTGAAGATCGTGAAGAACGACCCGCTGGCCATGTTCTCCGCCTACGACACCGTGTCGACGTGGAGCTACCACGTGGCGAACCCGAACATCCCGGCCACGCTGTGGACCGAGCTGAAGGTGTCCCTGCACGTCCTGGCCGGCGGGCGGCCGAACAACTGGGACCTGATCAGCCACGTCCTGCCGCTGTTCGGGCTCGGGGTGCTGCTGGCGCTGTCGGTGTACCTGTTCGTGGCGCTGAAGAAGGACGGCCTGCCGCTCGCGGGCTTCGGCTTGGCGTCGTTCGTCATGTTCACGCTCAACAGCAACGTCGTGTCCGTGCACCGGTACCTGCTGCCGTGCGTGGTGATCTACGTGGCGATGGTGGTCGCCGCGCAGCGCAGGCCGGCCCTCAAGCCCGCGCTGTACGGCTGGATGTACGCCTCTTCCCTCGTGCAGGCCGGCGTCTTCCTCTTGTTCGTCTCGGGCGCCTGGGCCGGCTAG
- a CDS encoding amidohydrolase produces the protein MILDVKLTGGRFVTLDPDRPTASSVGVWGGRVVALDTDLPARRVVDLGGATVLPGFVDAHVHLAWAGRASRVPDVSGCRTVAEVLDLLRGVPRGEWLEAAGYDHRVLDRPLTARDLDAVGQRVYVQDVSGHACVVSSDVLALVGSDSDGFLAEAAQTAVRAMILPYPVTDIASDVRLGAEQCLREGIVLAAEAGVGAGLIGSSPVEIAAYQRSPLPIRVQVMVSAWELQEVAAHPADGLRRALPLGIRTGLGSEWLSIGALKLWTDGGMIARTAALTSPYTVGGVGQWQDEPARMRDVLLDGHAAGWQLAVHAIGDRAIDFALDVIEEAQAAVPRPGARHRIEHCGLVRPDQLDRIAALGVVPVVQPSFLWAYGDDYSEIMGPERAPWLYRGRSFLDRGVVVAGSSDRPVADGSPLRGIRFMVERRSRSGLAVGPDEAVSVTEALVAYTSGAAYACGVEDVLGSITPGKLADFVVLDDDPRAVPVERISDLAVLATVIGGEFRHDPAGFAG, from the coding sequence GTGATCCTCGACGTGAAGCTCACCGGCGGCCGGTTCGTCACCCTCGACCCGGACCGGCCTACCGCGTCCTCGGTGGGCGTGTGGGGCGGGCGGGTCGTGGCGCTGGACACCGACCTCCCGGCCCGCCGGGTGGTGGACCTGGGCGGCGCGACCGTCCTGCCCGGGTTCGTCGACGCGCACGTCCACCTGGCGTGGGCCGGGCGGGCGTCCCGCGTGCCGGACGTGTCGGGGTGCAGAACCGTGGCGGAGGTGTTGGACCTGCTCCGGGGCGTGCCGCGCGGCGAGTGGCTGGAGGCGGCGGGCTACGACCACCGCGTGCTGGACCGGCCGTTGACCGCGCGCGACCTCGACGCGGTGGGGCAGCGGGTGTACGTGCAGGACGTGTCCGGGCACGCGTGCGTGGTCAGCAGTGACGTGCTGGCGTTGGTGGGCTCCGACTCGGACGGGTTCCTCGCGGAGGCCGCGCAGACCGCCGTGCGGGCGATGATCCTGCCCTACCCGGTGACCGACATCGCCTCCGACGTGCGGCTGGGTGCCGAGCAGTGCCTGCGGGAAGGGATCGTGCTGGCCGCCGAGGCCGGGGTGGGCGCGGGGCTCATCGGCAGCAGCCCGGTGGAGATCGCGGCCTACCAGCGGTCGCCCCTGCCGATCCGCGTCCAGGTGATGGTGTCGGCGTGGGAGTTGCAGGAGGTCGCGGCCCACCCGGCGGACGGCCTGCGGCGGGCGTTGCCGCTGGGCATCCGGACCGGGTTGGGGTCGGAGTGGTTGTCCATCGGGGCGCTCAAGCTGTGGACCGACGGCGGCATGATCGCCCGCACGGCCGCGCTGACCTCGCCGTACACGGTCGGCGGGGTCGGGCAGTGGCAGGACGAGCCGGCGCGGATGCGGGACGTGCTGCTCGACGGCCACGCGGCCGGGTGGCAGTTGGCCGTGCACGCGATCGGGGACCGGGCCATCGACTTCGCGCTGGACGTGATCGAGGAGGCGCAGGCCGCGGTGCCCCGGCCGGGCGCGCGGCACCGGATCGAGCACTGCGGGCTCGTGCGGCCGGACCAGCTGGACCGGATCGCGGCGCTGGGGGTGGTCCCCGTGGTGCAGCCGAGCTTCCTGTGGGCGTACGGGGATGACTACTCGGAGATCATGGGGCCGGAGCGGGCGCCCTGGTTGTACCGGGGGCGGTCGTTCCTCGATCGGGGTGTGGTCGTGGCGGGGTCGTCGGACCGGCCGGTGGCGGACGGGAGCCCGTTGCGGGGTATCAGGTTCATGGTCGAGCGGCGGTCGCGGAGCGGGTTGGCGGTGGGGCCGGACGAGGCCGTGTCGGTGACCGAGGCGCTGGTGGCTTACACCTCGGGGGCGGCGTACGCGTGCGGGGTGGAGGACGTGCTGGGGTCGATCACGCCGGGCAAGCTGGCCGACTTCGTGGTGCTGGACGACGACCCGCGGGCGGTGCCGGTGGAGCGGATCTCGGACCTCGCCGTGCTGGCCACGGTGATCGGCGGCGAGTTCCGCCACGACCCGGCGGGGTTCGCGGGCTGA
- a CDS encoding SAM-dependent methyltransferase, translating into MGEQQEIDLTRPSAARVYDYYLGGAHNFAVDREMARKAIEMWPELPLIMQANRAFLRRAVEYCVDAGIRQFLDLGSGIPTVGNVHEVARAADPGARVVYVDNDPIAVTYSRTILGDDRQTAVVRADLRDPGEVLAEARSLLDFEQPIAVMMVAVLHFVGDDDRPADVVAAYRDAVPPGSALVVSHATRDGQTDRADEHKDLYRRRTATPMTMRSRAQVAEFFTGYDLVEPGVVHLPLWRPVSADDVDERPERFAGLAAVGRKR; encoded by the coding sequence GTGGGGGAGCAGCAGGAGATCGACCTGACCAGACCCAGCGCCGCCCGGGTCTACGACTACTACCTCGGTGGCGCGCACAACTTCGCCGTGGACCGGGAGATGGCGCGCAAGGCCATCGAGATGTGGCCCGAGCTGCCGCTGATCATGCAGGCGAACCGGGCCTTCCTGCGCCGCGCGGTGGAGTACTGCGTGGACGCGGGCATCCGCCAGTTCCTCGACCTGGGCTCGGGCATCCCCACCGTGGGCAACGTCCACGAGGTGGCGCGCGCGGCGGACCCCGGCGCGCGGGTGGTGTACGTCGACAACGACCCGATCGCCGTCACCTACAGCCGCACCATCCTGGGCGACGACCGGCAGACCGCGGTGGTCCGCGCGGACCTGCGCGATCCCGGGGAGGTGCTGGCCGAGGCCCGTTCGCTGCTGGACTTCGAGCAGCCGATCGCCGTGATGATGGTCGCCGTCCTGCACTTCGTCGGCGACGACGACCGGCCGGCCGACGTGGTGGCGGCCTACCGGGACGCCGTGCCGCCGGGCAGCGCCCTCGTCGTCTCCCACGCCACGCGGGACGGGCAGACCGACCGGGCGGACGAGCACAAGGACCTCTACCGCCGCCGCACCGCGACCCCGATGACCATGCGCTCCCGGGCGCAGGTGGCCGAGTTCTTCACCGGGTACGACCTGGTCGAGCCGGGCGTGGTGCACCTGCCGCTGTGGCGTCCGGTGTCGGCGGACGACGTGGACGAGCGGCCGGAGCGGTTCGCGGGGCTGGCAGCGGTGGGTCGCAAGCGCTGA
- a CDS encoding GtrA family protein: MKPELATKIRFGLVGIANTLVDLVSYTLLSLAGVPMVVANLVSTSAGMACSFTLNRSFTFRARTGDVKSQAVLFLLVTGFGLWVVQPIVISLVSGAFEGTHPVVAVVGPKLSALVFNLVWNYTLYSRLVFRQKETA, encoded by the coding sequence GTGAAGCCCGAGCTCGCCACCAAGATCCGGTTCGGCCTGGTCGGCATCGCCAACACGCTCGTCGACCTCGTGTCCTACACGCTGCTGTCCCTGGCCGGCGTGCCGATGGTCGTGGCGAACCTGGTGTCCACCTCGGCCGGCATGGCGTGCAGCTTCACCCTGAACCGCTCGTTCACCTTCCGCGCCCGCACCGGGGACGTGAAGTCCCAGGCGGTGCTGTTCCTGCTGGTCACCGGGTTCGGGCTGTGGGTCGTGCAGCCGATCGTGATCAGCCTGGTCAGCGGCGCGTTCGAGGGGACGCACCCGGTGGTCGCCGTGGTCGGGCCGAAGCTGTCGGCGCTGGTGTTCAACCTGGTGTGGAACTACACGCTCTACAGCAGGCTCGTGTTCAGACAGAAGGAAACCGCCTGA
- a CDS encoding MarR family winged helix-turn-helix transcriptional regulator, giving the protein MSVRATWSGLHALHHRINAGLERALQRKFHFGMSEFTALSALHEAPDGELRMQELTEVVGLNQSSVSRLVARLEQSGLTAREVCETDRRGVFSKITAEGRAVYESAAPFFEDTLKAIFEEVEADPDLGPLLSRVRG; this is encoded by the coding sequence TTGTCCGTCCGCGCCACCTGGTCCGGCCTGCACGCCCTGCACCACCGGATCAACGCCGGCCTCGAGCGCGCCCTGCAACGGAAGTTCCACTTCGGGATGTCCGAGTTCACCGCCCTGTCCGCGCTGCACGAAGCGCCCGACGGCGAGCTGCGGATGCAGGAGCTGACCGAGGTGGTGGGGTTGAACCAGAGCTCGGTGAGCCGGCTGGTCGCCCGGTTGGAGCAGTCGGGCCTGACCGCGCGCGAGGTGTGCGAGACCGACCGGCGCGGGGTGTTCAGCAAGATCACCGCGGAGGGTCGGGCGGTGTACGAGAGCGCGGCCCCGTTCTTCGAGGACACCCTGAAGGCGATCTTCGAGGAGGTCGAGGCGGACCCCGATCTCGGCCCGCTGCTGTCCCGCGTACGCGGCTAG